From the Exiguobacterium aurantiacum genome, one window contains:
- a CDS encoding redox-sensing transcriptional repressor Rex: MSQNEPKIPQATAKRLPLYYRFIQSLHSSGKQRVSSAELSEAVKVDSATIRRDFSYFGALGKKGYGYNVQYLLDFFRKTLNQDEITNVALVGVGHLGTAFVNYNFLKNNNTHIVVGFDADETKVGTTMSGVPIHHVDEMEQIMKQNKIDVAILTVPSAYAQPVADDLVRFGIKGILNFTPARLTVPDTVRVHHIDLSIELQSLIYFMQHYPSAEGVHQ, encoded by the coding sequence TTGAGTCAAAACGAACCAAAGATTCCGCAAGCGACAGCCAAACGGTTGCCACTATACTATCGGTTTATCCAAAGCCTACATTCATCAGGAAAACAGCGTGTCTCTTCTGCTGAACTGAGCGAGGCGGTCAAGGTCGATTCGGCCACGATTCGTCGTGATTTTTCGTACTTCGGTGCGCTCGGTAAAAAGGGATATGGCTATAACGTACAGTATCTGTTAGACTTTTTCCGTAAGACACTGAATCAGGACGAGATTACGAACGTCGCCTTGGTCGGGGTTGGTCATCTCGGGACAGCTTTCGTCAACTATAACTTCCTTAAAAACAATAACACACATATCGTCGTCGGGTTCGACGCAGACGAGACAAAAGTCGGCACGACGATGTCCGGTGTCCCGATTCATCACGTCGATGAGATGGAACAGATCATGAAGCAAAACAAGATTGACGTCGCCATTTTGACGGTGCCGTCTGCCTATGCACAGCCTGTCGCGGATGACTTGGTCCGCTTCGGCATCAAAGGCATCTTGAACTTCACACCGGCACGACTCACTGTGCCGGATACGGTCCGCGTGCATCATATCGACTTGTCAATCGAACTCCAGTCGCTCATTTACTTTATGCAACACTATCCATCTGCTGAGGGGGTCCATCAATAA
- a CDS encoding ABC-F family ATP-binding cassette domain-containing protein, whose protein sequence is MILLQVNNLSKSFGVEPILENVKLEIQEGERVALVGRNGAGKSTLLKVIAGEYNYDSGDIMKPKDVTIGYLAQDSGLESNETIWNEMLTVFTDLIEQEKTLRRMEQDMGSERILNDPAAYERLLSSYDEEQHTFKDRGGYQYEATIRSVLHGMRFYPDDFERRIDTLSGGQRTRLALAKMLLQSPDLLILDEPTNHLDIETLGWLEKYLSGYKGAVLIVSHDRYFLDRVVSVVYELSRHRSRRFVGNYTKYLEQKAAIYEQEKKQFESQQEEIAKMQDFIQRNIARATTTKRAQSVRKRLEKVDRMEAPDGDERSAVLSFAIKRQSGNDVLSGSDLAIGYEESIAQHLRFQLQRGESVALVGPNGVGKSTLLKVLTKQQPALTGDIRYGTGVEIGYYDQEQQNLSDANRVIDEIWNDWPLMREQEVRSLLGQFLFSGDDVMKRVHELSGGERARLTLAKLKLEQPNLLILDEPTNHLDLDSKMILENALVDYPGTILFVSHDRYFIDRLATRVLEITPNGIDEYLGDYSYYVEKKEELEELARLAREETKQVIVKKQRADKEQQREERRMKQRIEEIELTIEQHEARLEEIEQLLCEPDVFNDFARAQELSTESDATKESITALYAEWEDLHS, encoded by the coding sequence TTGATCCTACTGCAAGTCAATAACTTATCGAAATCATTCGGCGTCGAGCCGATTTTAGAGAACGTCAAACTAGAAATTCAAGAAGGCGAACGCGTCGCCCTCGTCGGCCGTAACGGCGCTGGCAAGTCGACATTGCTCAAAGTCATCGCCGGGGAATACAACTATGACTCGGGCGATATCATGAAGCCGAAAGACGTGACGATCGGCTATCTCGCCCAAGACTCAGGACTCGAATCGAACGAGACGATTTGGAACGAGATGCTGACCGTCTTCACCGATTTGATCGAGCAAGAGAAAACGCTCCGCCGCATGGAACAAGACATGGGGTCTGAGCGCATCTTGAACGACCCGGCCGCCTATGAGCGCCTGCTGTCGTCTTACGATGAAGAACAGCATACGTTCAAAGACCGCGGCGGCTATCAATACGAGGCGACGATCCGCTCCGTCCTCCACGGGATGCGTTTCTATCCGGACGACTTCGAACGCCGCATCGATACGCTCTCGGGCGGACAACGGACGCGTCTCGCCCTCGCGAAGATGCTGCTGCAAAGCCCGGACCTGCTCATCTTGGATGAGCCGACGAACCATTTGGACATCGAGACGCTCGGCTGGCTCGAGAAGTATTTGAGCGGCTATAAAGGCGCCGTCCTCATCGTCTCCCACGACCGCTACTTCCTCGACCGCGTCGTCTCGGTTGTCTATGAATTGTCACGCCACCGGAGCCGTCGCTTCGTCGGCAACTATACGAAATATCTCGAGCAGAAGGCCGCGATCTACGAGCAAGAGAAGAAGCAGTTCGAATCCCAACAAGAAGAAATCGCCAAGATGCAGGACTTCATCCAGCGCAACATCGCCCGGGCGACGACGACGAAACGGGCGCAGAGCGTCCGCAAACGTCTCGAGAAAGTCGACCGGATGGAAGCGCCGGACGGTGACGAGCGCAGTGCCGTCCTCTCGTTCGCAATCAAACGTCAAAGCGGGAACGACGTGTTGAGCGGCAGCGATCTCGCCATCGGTTATGAGGAATCAATCGCTCAGCATCTCCGTTTCCAACTGCAGCGCGGTGAATCGGTCGCTCTCGTCGGTCCGAACGGGGTCGGTAAGTCGACGCTTTTGAAAGTGTTGACGAAACAACAGCCGGCCCTCACCGGTGACATCCGCTACGGTACCGGCGTCGAGATCGGCTATTACGATCAGGAGCAACAGAACTTGTCGGACGCCAACCGCGTCATCGACGAGATTTGGAACGACTGGCCGCTCATGCGCGAACAAGAAGTGCGGAGTCTGCTCGGTCAGTTCCTGTTCAGCGGTGACGACGTCATGAAACGCGTCCATGAACTGTCGGGTGGAGAACGGGCCCGTTTGACGCTCGCGAAACTGAAGCTCGAGCAACCGAACTTGCTCATCTTGGATGAGCCGACGAACCACTTGGACCTCGACTCGAAGATGATTCTCGAGAACGCACTCGTCGACTATCCGGGCACGATCCTGTTCGTGTCCCACGATCGGTACTTCATCGATCGGCTGGCGACACGCGTCCTAGAGATCACGCCGAACGGCATCGATGAATACCTCGGCGATTACTCGTATTACGTCGAAAAGAAAGAAGAACTCGAAGAACTGGCTCGACTCGCCCGCGAAGAGACGAAACAAGTCATCGTCAAGAAACAGCGCGCCGACAAGGAACAACAACGTGAGGAGCGTCGGATGAAACAACGGATCGAGGAGATCGAACTCACGATCGAACAACACGAGGCCCGGCTCGAAGAAATCGAGCAACTGTTGTGTGAACCAGACGTCTTCAACGACTTCGCCCGGGCACAGGAACTGTCGACCGAGTCCGACGCGACGAAAGAATCAATCACGGCACTGTACGCAGAATGGGAGGATCTCCATTCATGA
- a CDS encoding twin-arginine translocase TatA/TatE family subunit, with amino-acid sequence MELLSSLLVVGIPGGASLFVIAIIALIIFGPKKLPEFGRAAGQTLREFKNATSGMMNEHDEKDKKEIEKKEQ; translated from the coding sequence ATGGAACTACTATCATCGTTACTCGTCGTCGGTATTCCAGGCGGAGCAAGTCTGTTTGTCATCGCGATTATCGCGCTCATCATCTTCGGGCCGAAGAAATTGCCTGAATTCGGACGCGCCGCCGGACAGACGCTCCGTGAGTTCAAAAATGCCACGAGTGGCATGATGAACGAGCATGACGAGAAAGACAAGAAAGAAATTGAGAAGAAAGAGCAGTAA
- a CDS encoding FAD-dependent oxidoreductase produces the protein MKIAVIGCTHAGTAAVKGLLAKHDNLDITVYERNDNVSFLSCGIALHVGGVVKRAEELFYASPTELEELGATMRMKHDVLNIDTEAKTVHAKNLDTGEDVYDTFDRLIVTTGSWPIVPTLPGIEMTGIELCKNYAHAQRIIERASDATNIAVIGAGYIGVELVEAFEVYGKHVTFIDSADRILNKYLDKSFTDQLEADMTSRGIDLELGQTVEAFRGIDGNVTHVVTDKGEFEADLVILCVGFRPNTGLLQGQVDMLGNGAIIVDEYMRTSNPDVFAAGDSCAVYYNPARTHAYIPLATNAVRMGTLVAENLITPRVRYQGTQGTSGLRLYDWNIASSGLTEEAAGMFGLDVESVVIEDAYRPEFMPTAEPVQFKLVYEVGTHRVVGGQVLSKADMTQAVNTLSLAIQNEMTVEELAYVDFFFQPHYNKPWHFINSGALAAMKDKVNA, from the coding sequence ATGAAAATCGCAGTCATCGGATGTACACACGCAGGAACAGCAGCAGTCAAAGGATTACTCGCCAAGCATGACAATCTCGACATCACGGTGTATGAGCGCAATGACAATGTCAGCTTCCTCTCATGTGGGATCGCCCTCCACGTCGGCGGTGTCGTCAAACGTGCGGAAGAGCTTTTCTACGCGTCACCGACCGAGCTCGAAGAACTTGGTGCGACAATGCGCATGAAGCACGACGTGTTGAACATCGACACGGAAGCGAAGACGGTCCATGCGAAAAACCTCGACACGGGAGAAGACGTCTATGACACGTTCGATCGCTTGATCGTAACGACTGGTTCATGGCCGATCGTCCCGACGCTTCCTGGCATCGAGATGACTGGGATTGAGCTCTGCAAAAACTATGCGCACGCCCAGCGCATCATCGAGCGGGCATCCGATGCGACGAACATCGCCGTCATCGGTGCCGGCTATATCGGTGTCGAGCTCGTCGAGGCGTTCGAAGTGTACGGCAAACACGTCACGTTCATCGATAGCGCCGACCGCATCTTGAACAAATATCTCGACAAATCGTTCACGGATCAACTCGAGGCCGATATGACGTCACGCGGCATCGACCTCGAGCTCGGCCAGACGGTCGAAGCGTTCCGTGGCATAGATGGTAACGTCACGCATGTCGTGACCGACAAAGGAGAGTTCGAGGCTGACCTCGTCATCCTCTGTGTCGGCTTCCGTCCGAACACGGGACTCCTTCAAGGCCAAGTCGACATGCTCGGCAACGGCGCCATCATCGTCGACGAGTATATGCGCACGAGCAACCCGGACGTCTTCGCGGCTGGTGACAGCTGTGCCGTCTATTACAACCCGGCGCGCACACATGCCTACATCCCGCTCGCGACGAACGCGGTCCGCATGGGTACGCTCGTCGCCGAGAACTTGATCACACCGCGGGTCCGTTATCAAGGGACGCAAGGGACGTCAGGTCTCCGCCTGTATGATTGGAACATCGCCTCATCAGGTCTCACGGAAGAGGCGGCCGGCATGTTCGGTCTTGATGTCGAGAGCGTCGTGATCGAAGACGCGTATCGTCCGGAGTTCATGCCGACAGCGGAACCGGTCCAGTTCAAACTCGTCTATGAAGTCGGCACCCATCGCGTCGTCGGTGGACAAGTCCTCTCGAAAGCGGACATGACGCAAGCGGTCAACACGTTGTCGCTCGCCATTCAGAATGAGATGACGGTCGAAGAGCTCGCTTACGTCGACTTCTTCTTCCAACCGCACTACAACAAGCCATGGCACTTCATCAACAGTGGGGCGCTTGCGGCGATGAAAGACAAAGTGAACGCTTAA
- the tatC gene encoding twin-arginine translocase subunit TatC: MSHQPDQERALSDHLTELRRRLMLSAFVVFAFFLIALPSVKYVLAYLQADLVERGLELNAFGVADPLMIYLNLALVIGLVAAGPFLLYQLWAFVAPGLHPNERKATLAYIPIIFILFLVGLAFAYYWLFPLVLDISTDLGQDLGLTQIIGASNYFTFLLQLTIPFGLLFQLPVVTMFLTRIGVVTPYFLSSIRKYAYFALFVVAAFITPPDLTSHLMVSLPLFFLYEISLSISRITYRGVLRREKEALVKEQMDLMKQMNEK, translated from the coding sequence ATGAGCCATCAACCTGATCAAGAACGGGCACTGTCCGACCACTTGACAGAGCTGCGGAGACGACTGATGCTGTCGGCATTTGTCGTCTTTGCCTTCTTTTTGATTGCTTTGCCGAGTGTCAAATACGTGCTCGCCTATCTCCAGGCCGACCTCGTCGAACGAGGCCTCGAGCTGAACGCCTTTGGGGTCGCGGACCCGCTCATGATTTACTTGAACTTGGCGCTCGTCATCGGGCTCGTCGCGGCTGGTCCGTTTCTACTGTATCAACTGTGGGCGTTCGTCGCACCTGGTCTGCATCCGAACGAGCGGAAAGCGACGCTCGCTTATATTCCGATCATCTTTATCTTGTTCCTCGTCGGTTTGGCGTTTGCCTACTATTGGTTGTTCCCGCTCGTCCTCGATATCTCGACGGACCTCGGGCAAGACCTCGGTCTGACACAAATCATCGGGGCTTCGAACTACTTCACGTTCTTGTTGCAACTGACGATCCCATTCGGTCTATTGTTCCAGTTGCCGGTCGTGACGATGTTCTTGACGCGCATCGGTGTCGTGACACCGTACTTCCTGTCATCGATTCGGAAGTACGCCTACTTCGCCTTGTTCGTCGTCGCAGCCTTCATCACGCCGCCGGATTTGACGTCGCACCTCATGGTGTCGCTGCCGCTCTTCTTCTTGTATGAGATCAGCTTGTCGATCTCACGCATCACGTACCGGGGCGTGCTCCGACGTGAGAAAGAGGCGTTGGTGAAAGAACAGATGGATTTGATGAAACAAATGAATGAGAAGTGA
- a CDS encoding YesK family protein, with translation MAWEYYGDALIIIGALTTILLIVLVNFLKSRFMRKLVFSLTLLVMGYVVFLIGLVFVRGWDGLGWSLIGFSLYVIGLVTYIGVVIYHWIKARRTTNS, from the coding sequence ATGGCTTGGGAATATTACGGGGACGCGCTCATTATCATCGGCGCGTTGACGACGATTCTTTTGATTGTGCTGGTGAACTTTTTGAAGTCGCGATTCATGCGGAAGCTCGTCTTCTCGTTAACACTGCTCGTGATGGGGTACGTGGTGTTCCTCATCGGCCTCGTCTTTGTCCGCGGTTGGGACGGACTGGGCTGGAGCCTGATTGGCTTTAGTCTGTACGTGATCGGTCTCGTCACCTATATCGGTGTCGTCATCTATCACTGGATCAAAGCTCGACGCACGACAAATTCATAA
- a CDS encoding flavodoxin, producing the protein MKILIGYVSMSGNTEDIAHLLQHTIQEAGHVVSTSDDLESLSIDTLLEYDGILLGAYTWGDGDLPYEAEGFVDDLEQAQLRSLACAAFGSGDTDYPKYCAAVDTIEQALVTAGGEVLVPALKIEFDPNTEEKRMSCITFASIFVKQIEKRKKVQLEG; encoded by the coding sequence ATGAAAATCTTAATTGGATACGTCAGCATGTCTGGAAACACGGAAGACATCGCGCATCTGTTACAACATACAATACAAGAGGCAGGGCACGTCGTCTCAACGAGCGATGATTTAGAATCGCTATCGATCGACACACTACTAGAATATGATGGCATTTTACTCGGTGCCTATACATGGGGTGACGGCGATTTGCCTTACGAGGCTGAAGGGTTTGTCGATGATTTAGAGCAAGCTCAGTTACGGAGCCTAGCTTGTGCTGCGTTCGGCTCAGGGGATACAGACTATCCAAAATATTGTGCTGCGGTCGACACAATCGAGCAGGCGTTAGTAACCGCCGGCGGCGAAGTGCTCGTACCCGCCTTAAAAATTGAATTCGATCCAAATACCGAAGAAAAACGGATGTCGTGTATCACGTTCGCATCGATATTTGTTAAACAGATTGAAAAACGCAAAAAAGTTCAGCTCGAAGGCTGA